The Phycisphaeraceae bacterium genome has a window encoding:
- a CDS encoding transcription elongation factor GreA, with translation MDFITAQEKQELEARLAELHAKRLDLVNRIAEARAKGDLRENADYHAAREDHAFNDRLIRELEEKLRTAKVADSSVIPDGMVFIGATVRLRDADTGDEDVYRLVGEAKVDMTLEYIEVSANSPMGVSLMKARVGETIRVDLPRGPKQFEIIELL, from the coding sequence ATGGATTTCATCACGGCCCAGGAAAAGCAGGAACTCGAAGCCCGGCTCGCGGAGCTGCACGCCAAGCGGCTGGACCTGGTCAACCGGATCGCGGAGGCCCGCGCCAAGGGCGACCTGCGCGAGAACGCGGATTACCACGCCGCCCGCGAGGACCACGCCTTCAACGACCGGCTCATCCGCGAGCTCGAAGAGAAGCTCCGCACCGCCAAGGTGGCGGATTCCAGCGTGATTCCCGACGGCATGGTCTTCATCGGCGCGACCGTGCGGCTGCGCGACGCCGACACCGGCGACGAGGACGTGTATCGGCTGGTGGGCGAGGCCAAGGTGGACATGACGCTGGAGTACATCGAAGTCTCGGCCAACTCGCCCATGGGCGTGTCGCTCATGAAAGCGCGGGTGGGTGAGACCATCCGCGTCGATCTGCCGCGCGGACCCAAGCAGTTCGAGATCATCGAGCTGCTGTAG
- a CDS encoding lamin tail domain-containing protein has protein sequence MAPRILVPMVVGLLAAPAGAQGRVIITEIMYNPASVEDKGQTEWVEIANVGDAAVEITDWKLDDEDSLDWGTFSCVLPPGGVVVLINRDGTNEQDFRKAWDIAPKEGEPEPPPYLVIPVTWGSLANRPDEQNEILQVRNDRGEVVCEVNFQSGGLWPSVTGRGGPSIALTSAKVVELNDGRGWMKSEAGKHGARASRAAGAFSAEDIGSPGTVAGLDPPTEAPRLKDGAGATPKREGGDSNRVDF, from the coding sequence ATGGCGCCACGAATCCTCGTTCCGATGGTCGTCGGTCTGCTCGCCGCACCTGCGGGCGCCCAGGGGCGGGTCATCATCACCGAGATCATGTACAACCCCGCGTCAGTTGAGGACAAGGGGCAGACGGAGTGGGTGGAAATCGCCAACGTCGGCGATGCCGCGGTGGAGATCACAGACTGGAAGCTGGATGACGAGGATTCGCTGGACTGGGGAACCTTCAGCTGCGTCCTACCGCCGGGGGGCGTCGTGGTGCTGATCAACAGGGACGGCACGAACGAGCAGGACTTCCGCAAGGCGTGGGATATTGCGCCGAAGGAAGGCGAACCCGAACCGCCGCCTTACCTGGTGATTCCGGTGACCTGGGGCAGTCTGGCCAATCGCCCGGATGAGCAGAATGAGATTCTGCAGGTCAGGAATGACAGGGGCGAGGTGGTGTGCGAGGTGAATTTCCAGTCCGGTGGACTGTGGCCGTCCGTGACGGGTCGAGGCGGACCGAGCATCGCACTGACGAGCGCCAAGGTTGTGGAACTCAATGACGGTCGAGGGTGGATGAAATCCGAAGCGGGAAAGCACGGGGCTCGGGCGAGTCGGGCGGCCGGAGCGTTCAGCGCGGAGGACATCGGCTCGCCCGGCACGGTGGCCGGACTCGATCCGCCCACAGAGGCCCCGCGGCTCAAGGACGGCGCCGGCGCCACCCCGAAGCGGGAAGGCGGCGACAGCAACCGCGTGGACTTCTGA
- a CDS encoding aldo/keto reductase family protein — translation MKYRRMGMWGMKLSEIGLGSWLTSAAHGQEGTDALHRAAYEQGINFFDTANVYGSGETEVMVGKALRPFRRDTFVLATKAYFPFQKDWPFPGANDRGLSRKHLFEQCHASLKRLGVEYIDLYQCHRFDEETPLVETCRAMNDLVNQGKVLYWGVSQWTHDQISEAVEMCHDHGWHPPACNQPQYNMLQRGWEPHVFPTCERLGLGIVCYSPLAEGLLTGKYNAGVPAGSRAADPKQSVFIKDKINEQNLAIVARLTDLARGLGVEMSQLALAWCLRRRELTSAIIGASRPEQIVSNVKAVDITLDDEVLDRIEAILAK, via the coding sequence ATGAAGTACCGTCGCATGGGCATGTGGGGGATGAAACTGTCGGAGATCGGGTTGGGGTCGTGGCTTACCTCCGCTGCGCACGGACAGGAAGGCACGGACGCCCTGCACCGCGCCGCCTACGAGCAGGGAATCAACTTCTTTGACACGGCCAACGTGTACGGCTCGGGCGAGACGGAGGTGATGGTGGGCAAGGCCCTGCGCCCGTTCCGCCGCGACACCTTCGTGCTCGCCACCAAGGCGTACTTTCCGTTTCAGAAGGACTGGCCCTTCCCCGGCGCCAACGACCGCGGACTGTCGCGCAAGCATCTGTTCGAGCAGTGCCACGCATCGTTGAAACGACTTGGCGTCGAGTACATCGACCTCTACCAGTGTCACCGATTCGATGAGGAGACGCCCCTCGTTGAAACCTGCCGGGCCATGAACGACCTGGTCAACCAGGGCAAGGTGCTCTACTGGGGCGTCAGTCAGTGGACGCACGATCAGATCAGCGAGGCGGTGGAGATGTGCCACGACCACGGCTGGCATCCCCCGGCGTGCAATCAGCCGCAGTACAACATGCTGCAGCGCGGATGGGAGCCGCATGTGTTTCCCACGTGCGAGCGGCTGGGGCTGGGAATCGTCTGCTACTCACCCCTGGCCGAGGGCCTGCTGACGGGCAAGTACAACGCGGGCGTGCCCGCCGGCAGCCGCGCGGCGGATCCCAAGCAGAGCGTGTTCATCAAGGACAAGATCAACGAGCAGAACCTGGCGATCGTCGCGCGGCTGACCGATCTGGCCAGGGGGCTGGGCGTGGAGATGAGTCAACTGGCGCTGGCGTGGTGTCTGCGCCGACGCGAACTCACCAGCGCGATCATCGGCGCCAGCCGACCTGAGCAGATTGTCTCCAACGTGAAGGCGGTTGATATCACGCTGGATGACGAGGTGCTCGACCGGATCGAGGCGATTCTGGCGAAGTGA
- a CDS encoding leucyl/phenylalanyl-tRNA--protein transferase has product MPLRRESRARSVTPPLAPELLIHAYSIGVFPMADPDTGEIGWYSPDPRALFPLDDFHVPRNVARLTRQGRFEIRTDTRFEQVMRACAFDRSRDNRCWISEEMIRAYAQLHRHGLAHSVEAWRNGQLVGGLYGVHLGAAFFGESMFCRPDLGGSGASKVCLVHLVRMLREGGFMLLDTQFTNPHVEQFGCVEIPREAYLERLRLAIQADGAWPAPGTMNA; this is encoded by the coding sequence ATGCCGCTGCGCCGCGAATCACGTGCTCGATCAGTCACGCCTCCGCTTGCGCCAGAGTTGCTGATTCACGCGTATTCGATAGGCGTTTTTCCGATGGCCGACCCGGACACGGGTGAGATCGGCTGGTACAGCCCCGATCCACGCGCCCTCTTCCCGCTGGATGACTTCCACGTTCCGCGCAACGTCGCCCGGCTGACGCGGCAGGGACGGTTCGAGATTCGCACCGACACACGCTTCGAACAGGTGATGCGGGCCTGCGCCTTCGACCGCTCCCGGGACAACCGCTGCTGGATCAGCGAGGAGATGATCCGGGCCTATGCACAACTGCATCGCCACGGACTCGCTCACAGCGTCGAGGCCTGGCGGAACGGTCAACTGGTCGGGGGGCTGTACGGCGTACACCTGGGCGCGGCGTTCTTCGGCGAGTCGATGTTCTGCCGTCCGGATCTTGGCGGTTCTGGCGCATCAAAGGTCTGCCTTGTCCACCTGGTGCGGATGCTCCGCGAGGGCGGATTCATGCTGCTGGATACGCAGTTCACCAACCCCCACGTCGAGCAGTTCGGCTGCGTGGAGATTCCACGCGAGGCGTACCTGGAGCGACTGCGGCTCGCCATCCAGGCGGATGGGGCGTGGCCCGCACCAGGAACAATGAACGCCTGA
- a CDS encoding amidohydrolase, with amino-acid sequence MADELAITNARIWTADPARPWARCLTVRDGVITSIDDEPRAESARRRLDARGRAMTPGLIDTHVHLLMAGESLGQLDLSGVRSRRQFEQALARRHAAMLESEQADGVPHGTRWLRAHGWSQENWGGALPDKSWLAAAGDRPVVAYRMDSHVCLVNSAVLSRCDVSRDPEGGRIQRDARGEPTGLMLEAAAWQLVNPVIPPLSATEKQAALLAAMHHAHALGLTTVGSMEYQREIEAAYLPQRDHLTLRVRLTLLDRDWPLDFTFGESFAHDDRLAVIGYKSFVDGTLGSRTARMLEAYDDAPDHRGLWCELAASGDLDAWVREVARRRFQPSMHAIGDAAARRALDAVEAAGAPTATAAVRPRIEHAQTLHVHDVPRFARLGVIASMQPLHKADDGRYARRRLGEARMVGFFAFRQLRRAGARLAFGSDWPIVTCDPVAGIRAAVTGLTLDETPVRTEENLTIDEALRAYTIDAAAALRFEDRIGSIEVNKLADLTMFDHDPFTADWMKQPPRVAMTVVGGRVLHEVA; translated from the coding sequence ATGGCCGACGAACTCGCAATCACCAACGCACGAATCTGGACCGCCGACCCGGCGCGCCCGTGGGCGCGCTGCCTGACGGTGCGGGACGGCGTCATCACGTCGATCGACGACGAGCCACGCGCGGAATCGGCGCGGCGTCGTCTGGACGCACGGGGTCGGGCCATGACGCCGGGCCTGATCGACACGCACGTTCACCTGCTCATGGCGGGCGAGTCGCTGGGGCAGTTGGACCTTTCAGGGGTGCGCTCGCGCCGGCAGTTCGAGCAGGCCCTCGCACGACGTCACGCCGCGATGCTGGAGTCGGAGCAGGCCGACGGCGTTCCGCACGGGACGCGATGGCTCCGCGCCCACGGCTGGTCGCAGGAGAACTGGGGCGGAGCACTCCCCGACAAGTCGTGGTTGGCGGCGGCTGGCGATCGACCCGTCGTCGCCTACCGCATGGATTCGCATGTCTGCCTGGTCAACAGCGCGGTGCTGTCCCGCTGCGACGTGTCGCGCGATCCCGAGGGTGGACGCATCCAGCGCGACGCGCGAGGCGAGCCGACCGGCCTGATGCTCGAAGCCGCCGCGTGGCAACTGGTGAATCCCGTCATTCCGCCGCTGAGCGCGACGGAGAAGCAGGCGGCCCTGCTCGCCGCCATGCATCACGCTCACGCGCTGGGGCTGACGACCGTGGGCTCCATGGAGTACCAGCGCGAGATCGAGGCGGCCTACCTGCCCCAGCGCGATCACCTGACGCTGCGCGTGCGGCTGACGCTGCTGGACCGTGACTGGCCGCTGGATTTCACCTTCGGCGAGTCCTTCGCCCATGATGACCGGCTGGCCGTGATCGGCTACAAGTCGTTCGTCGACGGCACGCTCGGCTCACGCACCGCCCGCATGCTGGAGGCGTACGACGATGCGCCGGACCATCGCGGGCTGTGGTGCGAACTGGCGGCGTCCGGGGATCTCGACGCCTGGGTGCGCGAGGTTGCGCGGCGGCGGTTCCAGCCCTCGATGCATGCCATCGGTGACGCGGCGGCGCGGCGCGCGCTTGACGCCGTCGAGGCGGCGGGCGCGCCGACCGCCACCGCCGCGGTCCGGCCGCGCATCGAGCACGCTCAGACCCTGCATGTCCACGATGTGCCGCGATTCGCCCGCCTGGGCGTCATCGCCTCCATGCAGCCGCTCCACAAGGCGGATGACGGCCGCTACGCCCGGCGGCGGCTCGGCGAAGCCCGCATGGTCGGCTTCTTCGCCTTCCGCCAGTTGCGCCGTGCCGGGGCGCGGCTGGCCTTCGGGTCCGACTGGCCCATCGTCACGTGCGATCCGGTGGCGGGCATCCGCGCCGCGGTCACGGGACTGACGCTCGATGAAACCCCCGTGCGAACCGAGGAGAACCTGACCATCGACGAGGCCCTTCGCGCCTACACCATCGACGCCGCGGCCGCGCTGCGATTCGAGGATCGCATCGGCTCCATCGAAGTCAACAAGCTCGCCGACCTGACCATGTTCGATCACGACCCGTTCACGGCGGATTGGATGAAGCAGCCGCCCCGTGTCGCCATGACGGTGGTGGGCGGCAGGGTGCTGCATGAGGTCGCATGA
- a CDS encoding Fe(2+)-trafficking protein: MSELDDRIARFEHMARADPDNEMAHFSLGSAYLQAGRAAEAAASFHRCTALNPDMSKAWQMAGEALIKAGWSDKAVEVLNKGYEIAASKGDRMPQQAMADLLRSIGREPPPLRAPATAAGTTKGAGGAGGAASGFICHRTGRQGTQLPAPPFRGPIGKWIHENISAETWQGWIGQGTKVINELRLDFSRDEDQQTYDRYMCEYLGIDDALKMRLLGEQANTR; this comes from the coding sequence ATGAGCGAACTGGACGACCGCATCGCGCGTTTCGAGCACATGGCCAGGGCCGACCCCGACAACGAGATGGCCCACTTCTCCCTTGGAAGCGCCTACCTTCAGGCGGGGCGGGCGGCGGAGGCGGCCGCGTCCTTCCATCGCTGCACCGCCCTCAACCCGGACATGTCCAAGGCGTGGCAGATGGCGGGCGAGGCCCTCATCAAGGCGGGCTGGAGCGACAAGGCCGTCGAGGTGCTGAACAAGGGCTACGAAATCGCCGCGAGCAAGGGCGACCGGATGCCCCAGCAGGCGATGGCCGACCTGCTCAGGTCGATCGGGCGCGAACCGCCCCCCCTACGCGCGCCGGCGACCGCCGCGGGCACGACGAAAGGGGCGGGCGGCGCGGGGGGTGCGGCGTCGGGGTTCATCTGTCACCGCACCGGCCGCCAAGGCACGCAACTCCCGGCGCCGCCGTTCCGGGGCCCGATCGGAAAGTGGATTCACGAGAACATCTCCGCCGAGACCTGGCAGGGCTGGATCGGTCAGGGCACCAAGGTCATCAACGAACTGCGGCTGGATTTCTCGCGCGATGAGGACCAGCAGACCTACGACCGCTACATGTGCGAGTACCTGGGCATTGATGACGCGCTGAAGATGCGGCTGCTGGGCGAGCAGGCGAATACGCGGTGA
- a CDS encoding dihydroorotate dehydrogenase produces the protein MADLSVQLAGVTLRAPVIAASGTCGYIDELADAVDLSRFGAVVTKSITREPRQGNATWRILDAPHGMLNAIGLANMGLERFLAEIVPRIPAAPTTVIGSIAGGSIDDYVTVAAAFDQCGAFRLVELNVSCPNTADGLVFGENPAALGELLRAVRPALSRTRMLVKLSPNVGDIVALARAAIDAGADGLTLINTVSAMAIDVETRAPRLSNVTGGYSGPAIHPIAVRMIHAVYRGAAREAGIPIIGLGGVMTWRDAAQFILAGASAVGMGTALFVNPRLPLKVMRGLDAWVTRQGGSKLSDLVGQVDPGAGRAA, from the coding sequence ATGGCGGACCTGTCGGTTCAACTCGCGGGGGTGACGCTGCGGGCCCCGGTGATCGCCGCCTCGGGCACGTGCGGCTACATCGATGAACTGGCGGACGCCGTGGACCTGTCGCGCTTCGGCGCGGTGGTGACCAAATCCATCACGCGCGAGCCGCGGCAGGGCAACGCCACCTGGCGCATCCTCGACGCCCCGCACGGCATGCTCAACGCCATCGGGCTGGCCAACATGGGGCTGGAGCGGTTCCTGGCGGAGATCGTCCCGAGGATTCCCGCCGCCCCCACCACGGTGATCGGCTCCATCGCGGGCGGGTCGATCGACGACTACGTGACCGTGGCCGCCGCGTTCGACCAGTGCGGCGCGTTCCGGCTGGTGGAGCTCAACGTCTCCTGCCCCAACACGGCGGATGGGCTGGTGTTCGGCGAGAACCCCGCCGCGCTGGGGGAACTGCTGCGCGCGGTGCGCCCCGCGCTGAGCCGCACCAGGATGCTGGTGAAACTCTCGCCCAACGTGGGCGACATCGTGGCCCTGGCCCGGGCGGCGATCGATGCGGGCGCGGACGGGCTGACGCTCATCAACACCGTCAGCGCCATGGCGATCGACGTGGAGACCCGCGCGCCCCGGCTGAGCAACGTGACGGGCGGCTACTCCGGCCCCGCCATCCACCCCATCGCCGTGCGGATGATCCACGCCGTCTACCGCGGCGCCGCCCGCGAGGCGGGCATCCCCATCATCGGGCTGGGCGGCGTGATGACCTGGCGCGACGCCGCCCAGTTCATCCTCGCCGGCGCCAGCGCGGTGGGCATGGGCACCGCGCTCTTCGTCAACCCCCGCCTGCCGCTCAAGGTGATGCGCGGGCTCGACGCGTGGGTGACGCGCCAGGGCGGCTCGAAACTCAGCGACCTGGTGGGGCAGGTTGACCCCGGCGCGGGGAGAGCGGCATGA
- a CDS encoding metallopeptidase family protein, whose protein sequence is MTPAERDRFDALLQEEIDALPPAIRALLDESPVIVEDHPDPKLLTELGMEPDDILCGLHTGVPITERSVEHPDMETIHLFREGILDMAGGWDEDIDEDGHPFGGEELIREEIRITLLHEIGHHFGLDEEDLERLGYG, encoded by the coding sequence ATGACCCCCGCCGAGCGCGACCGCTTCGACGCCCTGCTGCAGGAGGAGATCGACGCCCTGCCGCCCGCCATCCGCGCGCTGCTGGATGAATCGCCCGTCATCGTGGAGGACCACCCCGACCCCAAGCTCCTCACCGAACTGGGCATGGAGCCGGACGACATCCTCTGCGGGCTGCACACGGGTGTGCCCATCACCGAGCGGTCGGTCGAACACCCGGACATGGAGACCATCCACCTCTTCCGCGAGGGCATCCTTGACATGGCGGGCGGCTGGGATGAGGATATCGATGAGGACGGCCACCCCTTCGGCGGCGAGGAACTGATCCGCGAGGAAATCCGCATCACCCTCCTCCACGAAATCGGCCACCACTTCGGGCTGGATGAGGAGGATCTGGAGCGGCTGGGGTATGGGTGA